The Tautonia plasticadhaerens nucleotide sequence GGCGCAGTGGGCGGTCAGGCCGAGGAAGGCCTGGCCGGTGGTGCCGACGATGTCCTCCAGCTCGTCCTGGCGGACGACGGCCCGCATGGCCTCGCTCTGCTGGGCCTGGCCGACGGAGTCGTAAGCCCCGGCGACGAGGAAGCCGGTGGCGACGACGGCGTCGGGGTCCCCGGGGCGGAGCACGTCACCGGCGAGCTGGAGGCGGGCGAACGCGGTGTAGGGGAGGTCGTCGTTGAAGGCCCGGACGAGCCAGTCCCGATAGCGCCAGGCATTGGAACGAAGTTCATCATGCTCGAATCCGTTGCTCTCGCCGAACCGGACGACGTCCAGCCAGCCCCGGGCCATCCGCTCGCCGTGGTGGGGGGAGGCCAGGAGGCGGTCGACCAGACGCTCATAAGCGTCGGGGGCGGGGTCGGCGACGAAGGAGGCCACCTGGTCGGGGGTCGGCGGCAGGCCGAGCAGGTCGAAGGAAAGTCGTCGGATCAACGTCCGCCGATCGGCAGGAGGCGAGGGGGCCAGGCCCTCGGCGGCGAGCCTTGCCCGGACGAAGCGGTCGATCGGCGAGGGCGCCGCCCCGTGCCCGTCGAGGGCGGGGGGCTCGGGCCGGGAGATCGGCCGGAAGGACCACCAGTCATAGCCGGCCCGGGTGTCGCTGGTGTGGTGGAACGGGTCGATGGGGTCGGTGCCCCAGGGGGCGCCTTGCTCGATCCAGGTGCGAAGCGCCTGCTTCTCGACGGCGGGGAGCGCCTCGTCGGGGGGCATGAGGTCGGCCTCGACATGCTCCCACAGCAGGCTGGCGGCGGGGTCGCCGGGGACGACGATCAGGCCGTCGAGGACGGTTGCCCGTCGGGAGAGGTCGAGTTCTCCCTTCAGGTCGCTCGCGTTGTGGCAGCCGAGGCAGCGTCGGGAGAGCAGCGGGGCGATTTCCTCGTCGAATCGGCCGCCGTCGCCCCGAACCTGGAGGTCGGGCGAGGGCGAGGCGACGGATGCGGCGAAGGCGATTGAACAGACAAAAATCGTGAACACTCGCATCATCGGACGATCCGTTGCTGGGGTCGCCCAGGCGGGCCTCGATCGCCGAGGAATGCCGCGGCGATCCAATTCGCTCGATCGGATCGGAGAACCCGTCAACCCCACCCCTTACTCTCCCCCATCATGGGCAGGACCGCAATGGCCCGTCCCGGCGCCGGGACGGCAACCAGGACGACACACGGCGAGATGAGAACCCGAGGTTTCCACCGATTCGTCACGGCATCGCTCCTCCCTCCGGGCGGTCGTCGCGGTCAGGAAGGCGCCAGGCGGTTCGGGCGGGCCCATCGGACCCGGGCGAGCAGGGTGTCGCCGCTCCAGGAATCGGAGGGCAGGGTCTCGCCGACCGTCACCCAGGACTCTCCCGGGGAGGCGGCGACCGTGTGGAAGTTGCCCATGCGGGCGACGTGGGCCGCGTCGTCGATGCCGTCGCCGATCAGGGGCAGGGCCACGCGCTCGCTGTCCCGGATCAGCTGGAGGGAGTCCCGATCGACCTCGGCGAGGTAGAGCGGGGCCCGCCATCTCATGACGTTGACATTCTCCTCGGCCTTGCGGGTGTAGACGAGGACGAGGGCGTCGGAGTGCGTGAGCCAGTGTTGCTGCGTGGTCGACATCGTCAGGGGCTCGCCGTCGTCCCAGCACCAGGGGCGGGGAGGGTCCCAGGCCAGGCCGTCGTCGGAGGAGGAGACGTAACCCCTCCGATCCTCGGCGCGGATCGTCATGAACACCCGGCCGTCGAGCCGGGCGAGGGAGGGCTCCAGCAGGCCCCGGCCGCCGGCGTTGATCAGCTCGGTGCCGACCGCTCGGATCCGCAGCTCGGCGCCGTCGAACGAGCAGCGGGCCGAGGTGACGGAGCGGTGGGTGCGGCCTTCGGGACCGAAGGAAAGCGGGAGGAGGATGTCCCCGTCGTCGAGGACGATTCGCTGCGAGCAGCCGCAGGTGTAGATGGCCGATCCCCTCGGGTCGTCCCATTCCAGGCGACGGGGCTCGGACCATCGGCCGTCGCCGGATCGGACGGTGGAGACGGGCCACCGGGCCTCCTGGGGGCGGGCGAGGACGCCGTCCTCGTAGTAGACGTTGTGGCCGACGGCGAGCACGGTGCCGGTGGGCGGGTGGTACTCGGGGACCACGTCGCAGACGCCCATCTCCCGGCCTTCGCCGAGGTTGACGCGGCCGAGGCCGGGGATCGGCCCCGGGACGCTCCAGGAGCGGCCGAGGTCGGCCGAGGTCGTCCAGTGGACCGGGCCGAAGACGTCGGAGCCGCCGATCGACTGCAAGGTCATCAGGGCGGTCGGCCCCTCGGGTCCCGGGATCATGCAGGGGCGGGGGTGGAACCACGTCGTCCCTCCCCGCCGGCCTGGGAAGATGACCTCGCGATCGATCTCGGAGACGAGCCCGTCGACCCGGGGCAAGGGCGAGGCGGTTGAACGGGCCGAGGCCAGCAGGGAGGCCAGGCCGACCCCCGAGCCGAGGAACGAGCGACGAGCGATGGGTGAACTTCCGAATCCCATGGATTGATGTCTCATCCGACCGGTCGAACGGAGGGGCCTGGGCACGACGCGAGAGGAGGGGCCGGTGCGGTTGTCGAGGCGTCTGCCCCCCGTCGTCAAACCCGGCATCATGCATCCGAGACATTCGCCGCGATCTTGCCGTGACCCCGCCACAATAGTTGTTAAACTCGGACACAGCCAGGATCGATCCCAATTCTCGAAATGGAGGTTGGCGTGCTGTCGATCACCGGACCGGCCTCTCGATATTGCGACGGGGTGTCGCGACGCGGATTCCTGCGGATGGGGGGCCTCGCCCTGGGCGGGATGTCGCTGCCGGGGATCCTGCGGGCGGAGGAGCGGGCGGGCGTCGGGTCGTCGGAGAAGGCGGTCATCATGGTGCTGCTGCCGGGGGGGCCGCCGCACCTGGACATGTTCGACCTGAAGCCCGAGGCCCCGGCCGAGATCCGGGGCGAGTTCCACCCGATCGGGACGAGCGTGCCCGGCATCGAGATCTGCGAGTTGATGCCCCGGCTGGCGGCGTCGATGGACAAGTTCGCGGTCGTCCGGTCGCTCGTCGGCGGGGTGGACGACCACAACCTGCACCAATGCCTCACCGGCTGGGAGAGCCACCCGCAGCAGGGGGATTCCCGGAACATCCCCGGCTATCCCGTCGGCGGCTGGCCGTCGATCGGCTCGGTGCTCTCGAAGCTGAAGGGGCCGACCGAACCGGCCGTGCCGCCGTTCCTCAGCCTGGCGCCGCCGCAGACGGAGTCGACCACCCGGGCCTCGCTCAACCAGCCCGGCTACCTCGGCGCCGCCCACGCCGGGTTCGAGCCCCTGAAGAAGGCCGAGGACGACCTGACCCTCTCCGGGATCGACCTGGCCCGTCTCTCCGACCGCCGGGCCCTGCTCGGGAGCCTCGACCGGTTCCGGTCGGAGATGGATCGCCGCCGGGCGGTCTCGGCCTTCGACGCCTACACGGATCAGGCGTTCGACCTGCTCACGTCGAGCAAGGTCGCCCACGCGCTGGACCTCTCCCGGGAGGATCCTCGCACGCTGGCCCGCTACGGCGCCCCGTCCGGGGCCGAGCCGGAACTCGGCGGGCCGAAGCTGCTGGAGAACTTCCTGATCGCCCGGAGGCTGGTCGACGCCGGGGTCCGTTGCGTGACGCTCGCCTTCAGCCCCTGGCCGCTGGAGCGGGAGAGCCGGGGCGGCTTCAACTGGGACTGGCACTTCGACAACTTCCGCAAGGCCCGGGTCGCCCTGCCGATGCTCGACCAGGGCCTGACGGCGCTGGTCGAGGACCTGGAGGCGAGCGGGCGGCTGGACGACGTCTCGATCGTCGTCTGGGGGGAGTTCGGCCGATCGCCCAAAATCAACAAGGACGCCGGCCGGGACCACTGGGCGCACGTCGGCTCCTGCCTGCTCGCCGG carries:
- a CDS encoding DUF1501 domain-containing protein — translated: MSRRGFLRMGGLALGGMSLPGILRAEERAGVGSSEKAVIMVLLPGGPPHLDMFDLKPEAPAEIRGEFHPIGTSVPGIEICELMPRLAASMDKFAVVRSLVGGVDDHNLHQCLTGWESHPQQGDSRNIPGYPVGGWPSIGSVLSKLKGPTEPAVPPFLSLAPPQTESTTRASLNQPGYLGAAHAGFEPLKKAEDDLTLSGIDLARLSDRRALLGSLDRFRSEMDRRRAVSAFDAYTDQAFDLLTSSKVAHALDLSREDPRTLARYGAPSGAEPELGGPKLLENFLIARRLVDAGVRCVTLAFSPWPLERESRGGFNWDWHFDNFRKARVALPMLDQGLTALVEDLEASGRLDDVSIVVWGEFGRSPKINKDAGRDHWAHVGSCLLAGGGMKTGQVIGRTDKLGSRAVERPVHYREVFATLYDRLGINASETFLRDLGDRPIALVDDRPPIAELV
- a CDS encoding sialidase family protein — translated: MGFGSSPIARRSFLGSGVGLASLLASARSTASPLPRVDGLVSEIDREVIFPGRRGGTTWFHPRPCMIPGPEGPTALMTLQSIGGSDVFGPVHWTTSADLGRSWSVPGPIPGLGRVNLGEGREMGVCDVVPEYHPPTGTVLAVGHNVYYEDGVLARPQEARWPVSTVRSGDGRWSEPRRLEWDDPRGSAIYTCGCSQRIVLDDGDILLPLSFGPEGRTHRSVTSARCSFDGAELRIRAVGTELINAGGRGLLEPSLARLDGRVFMTIRAEDRRGYVSSSDDGLAWDPPRPWCWDDGEPLTMSTTQQHWLTHSDALVLVYTRKAEENVNVMRWRAPLYLAEVDRDSLQLIRDSERVALPLIGDGIDDAAHVARMGNFHTVAASPGESWVTVGETLPSDSWSGDTLLARVRWARPNRLAPS